The genomic interval TGTAGGGTTTGGACAAGTAGAAATTCGCGCTCGTCGTCCTTATAGATTGTTAGATTCTCAAACTTATAATTTGACGGATTCCCTATTATTAGAAAGCCTTGATTCTGTGGCTTTCAAAGTGATTATTCCTGAAGATGGTGCTTGTATTTTTACCGGAAAAACTGCGATTTATACAGGCGATCACGAGATTTTTGATGACTCTAACGGACATATTTTAACCAAAGGTGTTCCGGCGGCTGTCTGTGATAAAACTGCTGGAAAACTATCTAATTCTTTTCCTCAAGAGATTATGGTGACTGACTCAACTTGGCATTATCAAGGTGGTGGATGTTGTTAGGAATCGGGAATCGGGAATCGGGAATCGGGAAGAAGGTAAATTGAAAACCATCTTCTCTGAATAAATAAAGGTTGAACAGGTGTTTTGATGCAGATTTTTTTGGTAGCTATTTTCACTTTGTTTTTAGCTTATGCTAATGGTGCGAATGATAATTTTAAAGGGGTAGCTACTTTATTTGGGACTAAAACAACTAATTATAAAGTAGCTATTTGGTGGGCAACAATTACAACTTTTGCGGGTTCAGGTTGTTCAATTTTTCTAGCTGCTACTCTTTTGAAAAAGTTTTCTGGAAAAGGTTTAGTACCAGAGGTTATTGGTAACACGACAGAGTTTCATTTAGCTGTGGCGATCGCGGCTAGTTTAACGGTGATTTTAGCTACGTTCATGGGTTTTCCTATCTCTACTACCCATAGTTTAATTGGTGCTTTAGTGGGTGCGGCAATTATAGCTGTGGGGACGCAGGTTAATTTGGGGGTTTTGGGTAACTCTTTCTTTCTACCACTTTTATTAAGTCCAGTTATCGCTATTACTTTAGGAATTGGAATGTATGGTTTATTCAAATATTTGCGAGTGCGGTTAGGAATTGAAAAACAATGGTGTTTGTGTGTTGGTGAAACTCAAACGGTTATTCCTAATTTTCAACTTAGTCAAGCTGGAAGTTTAGAAACAGTTTCAATTTCAGATATCTCAATCGATCGAGTTCAAAATTGCCAACAAAAGTATGTGGGTGAGTTTTGGGGAATTGATACTCAAAGGTTATTGAATATTTCACACTTTTTAAGTGCGGGAGTAGTTAGCTTTGCTAGAGGATTAAATGACACTCCTAAAATAGTTTCTTTGATGTTAATTACCTCTAGTTTATCTCCTGAATTGGGGATGTTTTTAGTAGCTGTAGCCATGAGTATAGGAGGATTAATTAATGCCCGTAAAGTGGCAGAAACTATGAGTCAAAAAATTGCTGAATTAAAAGAAGGACAAGGCTTTACTGCCAATTTAGTCACAGGAGTCTTAGTTATTGCTGCTAGTTTATATGGATTACCTGTCTCGACTACTCATGTTTCAGTTGGGGCAATTTTTGGCAGTGGATTAGTTAGTAAAACGGCTAATATACAAGTCTTTTCCCAAATAGTTCTAGCTTGGCTGATCACTTTACCAACAGCAGCAATTATGAGCGCTATAGTTTATTTAGTACTTCCCCATTAGATTTATTAAGCCAATATAAATAACATCAGGTTTTAGGAGAATATGTTTGTTCGATGTCAAGCTAAATTGAGAAACTTCAAGAGTTAATGAATTGAGCCACTCCCACGGCTGAAGCGCGTGGGCTTTGCTCGTTATTATGTAAAAGGTCGAAATGGAAAAGATAAATATCAGGGCATGGGACGGCAAGTTTAACTTTATCTATTCTGAGGCTTTCTGGCGACGTTTAACGCCTTATTTATTTTTGCTGCCAGCTTTATTCATTCTCGGATTAACGGTATTTTTACCAGCTTTACAAGCTTTTTATCTGAGTTTTACTCGCTACGACTTAATTGGAACGCCAGAGTGGATAGGGTGGGATAATTTTCGCAAGTTGATGGGCGATCGCATTTTCTGGAAAACTCTGGGTAACACGCTTCTGTATCTAGTCGGAGTTGTCCCAATTTTGGTCGTTGCACCTCTGGGATTAGCTATCCTAGTGAATCGCCAAATTAGAGGAATCAACTGGTTTAGAGCCGCTTTTTACACCCCTGTTGTGATTTCCATCGTAGTGGCTGGGATTGCCTGGAAGTTCATCTATGCTGAAAATGGCTTGCTTAATCAATTACTGAAGCTTTTGGGTTTAGAGAGCATTGGTTGGCTGACAAGTCCCCAATGGGCGATTTTTAGCGTCATGGCGGTGACGATTTGGAAGGGATTGGGTTATTACATGGTAATTTATTTGGCGGGATTGCAGTCGATTTCGGCGGAGT from Merismopedia glauca CCAP 1448/3 carries:
- a CDS encoding inorganic phosphate transporter; this translates as MQIFLVAIFTLFLAYANGANDNFKGVATLFGTKTTNYKVAIWWATITTFAGSGCSIFLAATLLKKFSGKGLVPEVIGNTTEFHLAVAIAASLTVILATFMGFPISTTHSLIGALVGAAIIAVGTQVNLGVLGNSFFLPLLLSPVIAITLGIGMYGLFKYLRVRLGIEKQWCLCVGETQTVIPNFQLSQAGSLETVSISDISIDRVQNCQQKYVGEFWGIDTQRLLNISHFLSAGVVSFARGLNDTPKIVSLMLITSSLSPELGMFLVAVAMSIGGLINARKVAETMSQKIAELKEGQGFTANLVTGVLVIAASLYGLPVSTTHVSVGAIFGSGLVSKTANIQVFSQIVLAWLITLPTAAIMSAIVYLVLPH
- a CDS encoding carbohydrate ABC transporter permease codes for the protein MEKINIRAWDGKFNFIYSEAFWRRLTPYLFLLPALFILGLTVFLPALQAFYLSFTRYDLIGTPEWIGWDNFRKLMGDRIFWKTLGNTLLYLVGVVPILVVAPLGLAILVNRQIRGINWFRAAFYTPVVISIVVAGIAWKFIYAENGLLNQLLKLLGLESIGWLTSPQWAIFSVMAVTIWKGLGYYMVIYLAGLQSISAELYEAAAIDGSDGLVKHWDITVPLMRPYLVLVAVISAISATKVFEEVYIMTQGQPNNSSKTVVYYLYEQAFKDFQISYGCTIGLVLFLAILGLSLLNLKLLPGQATAQKI